In Nitrospinota bacterium, a genomic segment contains:
- a CDS encoding helix-turn-helix transcriptional regulator, with the protein MKKNNVRHIRESKMMSKAELARKTGLSVQTIDRVEKGYFCRLDTKRKILLALGLDLDGRSGVFYED; encoded by the coding sequence CTGAAGAAGAACAACGTTAGGCATATCCGCGAATCGAAGATGATGAGCAAGGCGGAACTGGCCAGGAAGACAGGTCTGTCGGTGCAAACGATCGACCGGGTGGAAAAGGGCTACTTTTGCAGGCTGGACACCAAGCGGAAGATTCTTCTGGCCCTCGGGCTGGATTTGGACGGCCGGTCCGGCGTGT